TATTctgctataactgataccctgaacttttcagtcataaaatgagcaattatttTCCTATTATTAATATCTTtacagcctaaacaagacttagtagctttcttattcatcatgagccctattCTCTGTCTTCTAAATCACCTAATTTTATGCTTCCTACTGcagggatatgagtttctgaaatttCCAtttcgaatcgtctgaattcgtcagtcaaaatgtcaatacgaGGCATTTTTTTACGTTGTAACattccaatttccaattttattgttctttaaatcattggaattattttggcctcaggaaaagcaatgatcctaGATACCAGTGCAAGACGGGATCaccatatcttctcaagtctacactgaAGCCCTTAAggcggcttagaaccggacagaaAGAattccctgggacctccagtatgaatggggGCTTTGTACAATCATAGGCCCATCTTGGACACAACatagttttcagcacttggcgatgctcttccaTCAACAAGATTTGAAATCGTGCAAAGACAATTCCAAGCCTATTACATCCAACTCATTTggtattcatgcctacaaatattatgctactacagggaggcaacccatagtagacAAATTGGCTAGGAAGACGTATTCTGCCCGAAAACGCCTGTCAAAACAAACCAAGTCGGGaaaaattatccattaatcagaatcccgtgcaAATGCTGTGTTATTTACTAGgttataatttcctcgaggggcgccactcctcaagtgggaagaGTTTACcacaaggtccccagtcttgcaggtaccccaaaAGTGTTAAGGCAGCCCTTTTCAGAGGCCGTTATCCGTAGAACTGGATCTTTTGCCCTgctgcagttgtcctcctaGAGAGGATCCttccacgatggtgttctgcatcaccatgcAATGTAAGCCACTGGGAAAAGGTTAGTAACTCATGGGACGTGTGGATACGCCGatgggccctgttgagtgtatATTTGAGGGGGTCTTTTTCCTCCTCGACCTGTATTTATGGGCCGGGCGAGGGTGCCCCAGTTTCTATAATGGACCCCAAGGGACAAGGTACCCCTTGGTTCTTGTATAGAGGGACAGAAAGGCAATTAGTTGGAAATTAGGGAATAAAGGGTAAATTTACGTTGTAAAAGCAGAAATCGGACGgagaaaacagaaatttagcattcaatattttagtatataacgatatttaaaaatattatacacATTGCCATCACAAATGCATTCCATTCTCTCTTATACTGGGAATagatttttcctaacctaaaccttttccgagatagcaagaagtcaattaactagaattttaccgaaaaaagagctttatgaaaaaaaagattttagtttGCTCACATTGATTAATACTTGATTAtcagtaattttttaaaattatcttgTAGCCCATATAAGGAGGGATTAACCCCCTCCTCATCTCTGAGCttggttttcaaaatgaaaagctATTTCCCATCCAACCCCCTGTCTTCACACACAGTTCAACTTTTTATTATAATGTTTTCATATTAATAACTAACGTGCCCCATTAAAAACTAGTGTTTctacaaaaaattttaagtgcACTTGCATTATTAAGTCGTTGGTCGTCTGTGTTGTCTCATTTTATTGTTCTACTAGTGTTGAAATTATCaccttttgtaatatttttttttttcatcaggtTCCCATTCTATGGGtatgttttttgtcaaatcacttttgtaatttttaacaaCCCATTCTTTCACATATAATTTTGTCACCAAATAATGTAAAGGAATTCATCACATAAgctttttcaaacatattttaagATATTTACCCTCCAAAAAACATTTATACCAAAGAAAGAACTTTATGAGTCTACTGCTCTATAGGGTCCTCCCCAGGCCCCTTAGAGTCTCGCCAGGTGGTGATAGAGGAAAGCCTTACAGATATGTTGGATACCTCCATAGAAGGCAAGAACCAAGGGGTACCTTGTCCCttggggtccataatagaaactggggcaccCTCGCCCGGCCCATAAATACAGGTCGAGGAGGAAAAAGACCCCCTCAAATatacactcaacagggcccatCGGCGTATCCACACGTCCCATGAGTTACTAACCTTTTCCCAGTGGCTTACATTgcatggtgatgcagaacaccatcgtggaaGGATCCTCTCtaggaggacaactgcagcAGGGCAAAAGATCCAGTTCTACGGATAACGGCCTCTGAAAAGGGCTGCCTTAACACTtttggggtacctgcaagactggggaaCTTATGGTAAACtcttcccacttgaggagtggcgccgcccctcgaggaaattataacctagtaaacaacacagcatttgcacgggattctgattaatggataatttttCCCGACTTGGTTTGTTTTGACAGGCGTTTTCGGGCAGAATACGTCTTCCTAGCCAATTTgtctactatgggttgcctccctgtagtagcataatatttgtaggcatgaataccAAATGAGTTGGATGTAATAGGCTTGGAATTGTCTTTGCACGATTTCAAATCTTGTTGAtggaagagcatcgccaagtgctgaaaactatGTTGTGTCCAAGATGGGCCTATGATTGTACAAAGCccccattcatactggaggtcccagggaatTCTttctgtccggttctaagccgccTTAAGCGCTtcagtgtagacttgagaagatatggtGATCCCGTCTTGCACTGGTATCtaggatcattgcttttcctgaggccaaaataattccaatgatttaaagaacaataaaattggaaattggaatGTTACAACGTAAAAAAATGCCtcgtattgacattttgactgacgaattcagacgattcgaaaTGGaaatttcagaaactcatatccctgCAGTAGGAAGCATAAAATTAGGTGATTTAGAAGACAGAGaatagggctcatgatgaataagaaagctactaagtcttgtttaggctgtaAAGATATTAATAATAGGAaaataattgctcattttatgactgaaaagttcagggtatcagttatagcagAATATGCCCCGGTTGAAACGATTGACAGatatactagtgactcagataaattttacttacagttacaggagcaaataaccatggtcccaggtagaaatatggtgtttctACTAGAAAGTTTTGACGCCCAGGTCAGTAGAAATAGAGACAGCCTAAGTAAATTTtgtgtaggaaaagaaagcaGTAATAGCTACAGACTGTTACAATTTTGCAGGTACACCattctagttataaccaatacggtgtttggtcataaaatggcctatAAGTTGACATGGAACTcgcgtgatggtaagacagtaaaacttattgattatgttattgtaagcACTGGTAGGGTCATTACACTATAGTAAGACTGGTAGGATCAATACCAGATAgaagggtatataggagtgctgtttgatattaaaagtaaaggtCACAATCTAGTAGtttctagggttaatttaaagctgaaatttcggaagggtaactatctCTCgggaagttttaatgttggtagactccaggatgaggaTTTGTTAGAAACTTTCCATGAACagctgaatactaaacttgaaagtttaaaattttacaatgaGGAAGATgcttggaataattttagaaaaacaattcagGAAGTTGCTGATGGTTTCTTAGGGAAGAAGGTTAAGACAGTATCTAGGAATATTAAgtgaaaaagatttatttttaatagagaGGTGAAGGGGTtcgtacaagaattatctgagtgatagattatatgaaaacgaaaggaatgtaaagaaagtggagaaagcattaaaatatgaactaaggaggtgtgaagtggaggccatggatgaAATTgtcgaggatctggaagatgcagctagacggcatcatagaaaaaatattgttgattaattgagagggagtagtcaatccggaccccagttaaagataggaacgggaaAGTTAAAGGGAaatgggcggaacattttgagaatgtgctaaactgagatacagttacaggaaaagatatagatgaaaatgaaaaagttcgtGCAGCAGGATGTGAGATTAgatgtgaggaagaattagcgacagtgctaaaaggattaaaaaataataagcctccaggtgctgatagtgtggtaaatgagtttcttaaatatggtggctccgagattagaaataagttactgaagattatgaatatgatttttgtaatAGAGGAAGTTCTTAACGTTttaagaaaaccttaattaaaaccactgtataagaaaggtgataaaagTGAGTGTCGTAGTTATCGAAGCATTAGTCTGGCCTCTGAAGGTAGCAAATtccttagtaatatgatacttcttagactgagagatgttgtagacaaagttttaagaggaggacaatgcggttttagaaaaggtagaggatgtgtcgaccaaatttttactcttctGTTAATAATTGAGAACTGCCTTAGCTGTCAAACACcgttggtcctcagttttatagattatgagcaagtatTTGATTCctttgatagaagagctttagcaaaggttttattccttgtatggtataccagacaaatacattagtgagtagtgctatgtacgagaataatactgctgcggttaaggtagataagataagataatatttattttcaaaaggctatcacaagctctatagagccgaattcgctttatatgtcagtaaaagctaagaaaacaaaattcaaaacagtacattaagtcaattaaaaaagcaaaatcatcaaagataaagggcaaatcagtaaacttgacaattaaattacaaaaacactgcagtaaataaaaaatgaataaaaacggcaatagaggaaaaggggaatttggcaagaacataatcacgaattattattagttgttccagaataaagggtataaaacttttgagaaacctttctgtaacagcttggatcggagagtaagttgggattgccaAGGAGGCTtaccgggggagtcggagtctaatgggattgtgaaaatcagggagtaagtccacACTACGGGGAtgggaaatgactgatttagcgaaaagcaggcaaattttgtccctcctttcttttaaggtggtaatgcgcgcagctttaaggaggaaaaagtatggaattttgccttctttgtaaatgatcctgagcgaacgcttttggactgactcgattttgtcactaagttcatttgaaagttgcgaatgccagaccggacatgcatattccaataacggcctggtaaaggataagtaaacacggagggaatgtatcttaggacaattaaatttgtttagtagcttaaaaatggatagtgatacatttgcttgtttaacaatattagaaacatgtgtgtcccacttaagatcattagaaattgtgacaccaagaagcttaacatgtttcactagcatttcgcttgggatcggatcgcaaaaagcaggagtagatttcaagaagttgattgtcattatctgtgatttagtgggatttactgtcatatttagattcttagattcatccgaacattgggttaggatttcaacggggtcacttttaatattcctatgacatacttcaaggatcgacaagtcatccacatatttccatctttgggggaattccttgccaatttcgttaatcatgacaagaaataatagtggtcccaataaggttttatgaggtattccacagtacctagggagggggttagagaaggtatttttgtattttacaacttgtgatctgtctgaaaggaacgatataataatatttactaaaagtgggtcaatttcaaagttatcatgtagtaaacgCATTAGGATAGTGTGGTCAACAAAGTCAAACActttttggaaatcgactaaaaccaggtttaggcaaacatttggtttctctagttcacttaggatcgtgcgaatcaagtgtacaaggtaatgggtggtggaggtttttcttaaattaacaAACTGTTAGACGTCAATGCGTggcataattttaattttaagcctgTCAGAAAGGAACccttcgtaaagcttagaaaaaacttgaTTGAGTGTAACAGGACGcatgttggttatagtcagactggGATGGGtttctttgggatgggtgttataaaacctagtttccagcaacttgggaatttaccggattttgtaatttggttaaaaatatcagataaaggtccagcaattgtgtctgaaaaggctttaattaagtcaattgggatgtctaatgggcaaaacttgattttttgggcttttggattttacttataacatcagagggagaaatttgggggaaagaggtggagggaggaatagtttgacctgagccagttaaagggggggggggactttgtACTGTGGACgcaagatgcaggttcaaatcgttggttatcttgtaagggggctcagggagatgaaaattaacttcaacagggttttttccgtaaatctctttaatttttcagtacCACTGTTTGGGTTTGTTAGAATACAAATCCTTAACCTTACTATTGTAATATCCAGAAgctgcctttctcaattttctcttcaggaactttcttagatcattagcctgtgtgatatgtccttgcttgaacaaattaatttttttccttattagttttttaaaagtcgcagtaatgtaaggtttatcggtagagcatattttaatttttttcacggGAAAATGGGCTTCAAAATTactcctcaataaattttggagggacaaAGCCTTGAGGTCGACATCATTTGCTTGGTACATAGGGGACCAATTTTCACTAGTgatccaagagccaaaattgtagagtcctgagtaaaattagaggtctaaagacggtttcagtaatagtaaaggaatgtttaactgtagctagtggagataggaggctaaagtggtaactacctccgagagggggaagaatggtgacgggtctgtagaaatttgacatattggtgcatattaaatcaagagtagaattgcctttggtagtagggacttttaaaacttgttttagactaaaagtattacatatagactcaagttttaattcatttgcatcacctaAGAGGAAAATTCCAGCGTTTGGGAATTTAGATAGTACATAGTCAGCgctgccatgcaatttttcaataaaattaattatttcagCCGCTCTATGCCCGGGAGAGTAGtaaaacaacacaggacaatcaaattgaaaggacgTGGTAAGGCCTTAGGTCAaacacaaacccacaaaatttcatcaaagggagtaagacaaggaactaatatttctgaaggataaaaatcattacgaacaaagaaaagaattccaccccctttcttacccagagggtgggtttcggggtctgagtttaataaactgggagaaattattcattttcaacATGTGTGTATTTTGAGCGTGTACTTCAGTAATAGCGATTATGtcttatctatatattttagaaaaggagtctaattcactaagtttttcaaaattaagactttcagcgttgcttaacaaaagtgtgggaaatttaaaacgacctgcaaaggtaccatttttacacttaacttgatttaaattacaaatgggcACAGAGGGTGTGGTGGGATTCTTAGTGGGAGCCAGATTAATGTTGTCAGAACAAGGAACCAAGGGAGCACATTTGATTTTTACGGGATGACTATTAGGGTCAACATCGATAGATGAATTATTAGAGTAAGAGAAGGATTTGTCTTGgggatttgggggtggggggacgggcaatgatatggatgaagcacgaggagaacaattaggattcattataagacaattaaaaagtctcagacctgagtcacgttgacagggtaggcacgagggataaaacgaatgggctggggATGGGGTTTCGCAAGGCGCTGGGAAAGGGGGCCTAGttgggaatagtgattcatgtctGTCAAGGAATTGCTGGTTTGTGGTAGAGTAGGGAGGTTATAGGGCAGCATATGTGAGGGGGGaggaaataggacttctgtaTGCGGGGAGGGGGGGAGGTAGCAAAGGATAAGGGAGGAGAGTTCGGGATCGGGAAgggtttgtcaatttttgagcTGCGCCTGATGAACTTTGATGAGAAATTTTGCTCGATTGCTGTGCACTAAAAAAGGACGGCGGAAGGGAGATGAGTGGctcttacaatttttatcttAGGACAGGGACACTGGAACAGGGCCCCAGGGAGGAGAATTAACATCATCTACTTTTGATGAATGGGCAAAACTACAATATTTGTTGCAATACATGGTGGGAAAAGGTGGAGGAAAAGTGTgtatgggagggggagggaaacTAAAAGGGGATATTAAAGTTGGGGTATTCAGGGAGGGGGAGCTTGTTTTCCGAAACAACGCTCTTGTTTTCCGAAAGTCAGGAGTGACATTAGCGAAAACACATTCTCTGTTGCTACACGTTAAAACACTACACAAATCTACGTGGTCAAAACTGCAATCACTTTTGTTGCAACATTTTGATCGGAAATTTAAGCATATGTGCAAAAACTGACACTTTTTCTTCAGTCTGCAAAACCCTCGTTCAAAGAACCGGCAAAGCATGTTATATTTACGAGTGGTACTGACTGTTTTACCGTCGTACGTTCTTACGTCACTTTTCTCTACGAGCGTTGGAGGGGGTCCATTTGCACTAGTTGATGACGTATCACCAGGATTCATTTCGACTGACAAGATCGCACAGTCGTGGGCTACACTTGGGCTAGATGTTATGTTTTGCACCTTATTATCAATGGGTGCATTTCGGTTAGCAACAGCGATATCTTTGTCCGTTTGCGTTGACTGGGTAACTTGGTCACGGGAGATTTGCGAAGGGTCACAAGGGCGGGTTTCGATAGCCACCGAGAGTTCTTGTTTCAGCTGGGCTATAAGAATGTCTTTAACCTCCAAATGGCCTGTCAACACTTTAATTTGATTGTTCTTTTCCTCCATTTCTGACAGAAACGTTGAGTGCCTTGTCCGGATTTCTAGATTTTCTGCTTGACATGCCAATAAACTTGCATCCAGGGTCTTAATTTTCTCACTTAGACGTATTGTTTCGGATTCATAGTTGGGAATGTCTACACTTACCGCAGACAGCTTAGTCCCTTTCGGTATATCAGAGTTAGTTTTAGGTCCTGTAATAATTTGTGGTGAAGAGGTGCCGATTGCGCTTCCTCTTACAGGTCTCTTCGCATTAGGCTTTTGTGGGGGTTGAGATGCTTGCGACTTCGGAGTCACgggtattttttttgcaagacatTCCATGCATAACCATTCGCCGGAATGGTCCTTTATTCCGATTTGGGCGCATTTATTAACGCCCGAGTTGAACCAATTGCCGCGTTCTGACACGCATTGGACAGAATTTGTGGTTACCACCAGTCGGCACTCGGGACAATAGTTTTTTGGTTTCGACACATCACAATAGTTGCTTTGGGACTCGAGTCAAGCAGTGGCAACACTAGACAGGGAGAGTCAAGCAGTGGCAACAAAGTAATTTCAGTTACTTAACACTAAATAGTTAGGAATTTTTAGGCAGtaaattcacaatttttttcttgtatttcttcTAGAGTGAcaaaactttcttttgaaaatgtggttttgtaggaaatgaggttagcagctggttttgtattgaatcaggaaTTAACCagagttgtgttctatccccctttttatgaataattttgatggacttaGTCAAAAGAAGcaaaggaaaggcaatgggagacctcGAAATCAAACGGGGAGagaaaactttcctggacttagattgtGCTGGTGATTTAAGCgtcctagatgaaagtttgagcaaaatgactgAGCTTTTacaggttttgcaagttcagagCGATAgtataggtttgaaaattattgttagAGAACCAAGTACCAAGAAGATTAGTCACTAAGGCgagaaataagtgaagatgaaaggtGAGGTTGGGtgacgaaaagattgatcaggtgggcagcatcacttaccttggtagtattattagtaaagacggtcgGAGCCgtgaagatattagaagtaGAGTAGCCAAGGCTCTGgttgtttttttcacaattaaaagaaagtttggaagattagtaagataagtctgcaaaccaaggttagaatattggaaggtactgtgatgacagtggttaaatatggctctgaagcatgggcgcccCAAACAGCAGATAAAGTgtctagatgttttccagagaaattggctTCGGATTATTCTGGATACCTGGGTGACTGATCATATTTCAGACAGTGGCTGTACGAAaggtgtggttcaatcccgctttctagggctataataaaagaaagattgagatagGTAGGGCATGCTTtacgaatgaaggatgacagattgccgaagactgTCCTCTTCCACCacccatctagggctaaacggggAGCAGCTTGTCCTCGCCTTGGTTGGGAGGATTtcacaaagaaagatttaaaggaaatgggaatttctTGGGAGgatataaagagggaggcttcgaatagattgggatggaagaggagggtgcgtagctgtgttggcctctggtggcttggtgctgcggtgagttgttagtagtagtaatatacaTTTCGTTTAGCCATAGTCTAGTAGATGATacatcagaatgaaacttgcaCGCGTACATGCAATTCTTTTCAGTCAAATTGTAGCAGTTGAAGACACGTTTACCTTACTGAATGACAAAAGTAAGGAAATTACATTCTGGTGTATTTTTGCGGGAAAAACGTTTTGAAATCCGCTGGGAAAGCTTTAGAATCAAACGTGATTGCATAATAAACTTATAAATTACTAATTCTGGTAAATACTGTAATAATTAAAATCTCACTTCATTAGATTCTGGAACTTTCTTATTAGGCTAATCAGAGTTGCAGTGCTACTTCTGCTTTACTTGTGTTTCAGATCTCCCCAGCCACCACTTCTTTGAAACAATTTAAGGCAAACTTTAtgatttttcaattattctaAGTAATAtactgaaa
This genomic window from Artemia franciscana unplaced genomic scaffold, ASM3288406v1 Scaffold_1760, whole genome shotgun sequence contains:
- the LOC136042687 gene encoding craniofacial development protein 2-like — protein: MNKKATKSCLGCKDINNRKIIAHFMTEKFRVSVIAEYAPVETIDRYTSDSDKFYLQLQEQITMVPGRNMVFLLESFDAQVSRNRDSLSKFCVGKESSNSYRLLQFCRYTILVITNTVFGHKMAYKLTWNSRDGKDIDENEKVRAAGCEIRCEEELATVLKGLKNNKPPGADSVVNEFLKYGGSEIRNKLLKIMNMIFVIEEVLNVLRKP